Proteins found in one Nostoc commune NIES-4072 genomic segment:
- a CDS encoding double zinc ribbon domain-containing protein, with translation MDNTPQPQETLSQYVKRIRTSLSLSQNDLATKAGIHLQSLGKIERGMTTKLNSKSQRGLARALQVPSEYLDAVIRGVPMSATDVLKFCPDCWTPGTTLEEIWLLPRSQFCFLCGTALRNSCAKCNEPITSLKFRFCPYCGFPYKASISSESQSQPL, from the coding sequence ATGGACAATACCCCCCAACCCCAAGAAACGCTGTCCCAGTACGTTAAAAGAATACGCACAAGCCTTTCATTAAGTCAAAATGATTTGGCAACTAAGGCAGGCATTCATCTTCAAAGTTTAGGTAAGATTGAACGAGGCATGACTACCAAGCTCAATAGTAAAAGCCAGCGTGGATTAGCTCGCGCATTGCAGGTTCCATCTGAGTACCTTGATGCAGTCATCCGGGGTGTACCCATGTCTGCAACCGATGTCCTCAAATTTTGCCCCGACTGCTGGACTCCCGGAACAACTCTTGAAGAAATCTGGTTATTGCCGCGATCGCAGTTTTGTTTCTTGTGCGGTACGGCATTACGTAATAGTTGTGCTAAGTGTAACGAACCTATTACGTCATTGAAATTTCGGTTTTGTCCTTACTGTGGCTTTCCATATAAAGCTTCTATTAGTTCTGAATCTCAAAGCCAGCCCCTTTAA
- a CDS encoding tyrosine-type recombinase/integrase, protein MTTTLAQVATAFLSRQGLAASTLKSYELTLLSLLKEHGSLPIELVDRQLLKDYLARLDELKYTTHNRHQAIISALLNFAVESGYIQSNPVSRLSLRKPNRERGEHNTDEIIRYLTSQELDILYDLLKKSNARLETIVRLLHRSGARIGELLGLELAQIFQEQRKFQVVGKGNKKRWCFYSEDAEIALKNYIKYYRHPGSTALFTAQHPTTKVVTPVSYEAVTADWREIIDQSQKLKGIRLHDLRHTFATERVGLMGIEELRALMGHENIQTTLRYQKVTSARAEIVAKSALENLKKVYKSI, encoded by the coding sequence GTGACAACTACATTAGCACAAGTTGCTACAGCTTTCCTTTCTCGACAAGGATTAGCTGCTAGTACACTTAAATCTTACGAGCTAACACTACTATCTTTGCTGAAAGAGCATGGCTCCTTACCTATAGAGTTAGTAGACCGTCAACTGCTGAAAGACTACTTAGCTCGGTTAGATGAACTAAAATACACGACTCATAATCGTCACCAAGCAATAATCAGCGCTCTGTTGAATTTTGCTGTTGAATCTGGCTACATTCAATCAAACCCAGTTAGCCGTCTGAGTCTGAGGAAACCAAATCGAGAACGGGGAGAACACAATACAGACGAGATAATACGCTACCTCACGTCTCAAGAATTAGATATTTTGTATGATTTGTTAAAAAAATCTAATGCTAGACTTGAGACGATAGTCCGCTTGCTGCATCGAAGTGGAGCTAGAATTGGAGAATTACTTGGACTGGAACTGGCACAAATTTTTCAGGAACAACGTAAATTTCAGGTAGTGGGTAAAGGCAACAAAAAACGCTGGTGCTTTTATAGTGAAGATGCAGAAATTGCTTTAAAAAACTATATAAAATATTATCGTCATCCAGGTTCAACAGCATTATTCACCGCTCAACATCCAACGACTAAAGTTGTAACACCAGTAAGTTATGAGGCAGTAACGGCAGACTGGCGAGAAATAATTGACCAAAGCCAGAAATTAAAAGGGATTAGGCTGCATGATCTCCGCCATACCTTTGCCACTGAGCGGGTGGGATTGATGGGAATTGAAGAATTACGGGCGCTGATGGGACATGAAAACATTCAAACAACTCTCCGCTACCAAAAAGTAACTAGTGCGAGAGCAGAAATAGTAGCAAAGTCTGCTTTAGAGAATTTAAAAAAAGTATATAAAAGTATATAA